In Synchiropus splendidus isolate RoL2022-P1 chromosome 11, RoL_Sspl_1.0, whole genome shotgun sequence, the DNA window GCTGCTTCTTTTGAATTTGTTTCACTCTAGAATTCTGCCAAGAGTTCCCATCAAGAGCCTTCTCCCTGGAGGACCAATGGGAAGTGAGTACACGcctgcacacgcacacagacacacagagataaTTGTGAATTTATGATTTAGTGGAGCTCTGCAGCCTggttgcctgtgtgtgtgtgtgtgtgtgcgtgtgtgtgtgcgcgcggcAGCCTCTCGCTCTAACAAACCCTCCAGGAAGCCAGTGGAAGgattgatttgttttcactgtGAGCGGGAGAAGAGTGGAGCGCTGCTGGGCAAGAGGCAGAGTGATGATAGATGGAGGGGGGCGAGGAGAGGCGAGGGGTTGAAGCTAAGCACTTTGGTCAGCTCTGACGCTGCACAACCAAAGCTTGCGACACGTACGTGTCCGTGTGGCCCTTAAACAGTCTATGTCATACCCCATCAGCCTGGACTTCAGTGTGAGGACCTCCAGCTGACCGAAGAGCAGAGAGactccaaacattttttttcacattttcgtCAGCTCACGTCCACATTCTCTGCCCCTGGATACGTTCTAGAATGAAATATTTACCTCCTCTGGAGTCTTCAGAAAGTCCCTGCGGTACGTCATGGATGATATTTGTGGAGCTCCTCTGAGAACAAACCTGGTCCAACTGAAGCTCCGATCGCTCCGGGGCAGAAAGCTATCTGGTCGACTCAACAAGTGGGCATTGGATACACCTTTTTTTATGTGCCTCAAGTTTAACAACGTTTCGCCTACGTGACCTACTGAAGTTGTGGAACAGAGGCTCTTAATAAAATTTGTATCCTGTCCTTCATGACGACCGCAAAACAATCTGTATACAAGTGAAGCCGACAGCTTTTGAGTGGACATGTTTTATCATATGTATCATTCTCTGTATGTTTTGAGGGCGGTTAGACATACTGTTATGAATATGAATTCGTAGCAAAGTTTACCATCATCTGTCATGCAGCTCAGTGGGTTTCTGTACATGTGTTGTCAAGTAGACTTTTGGTGTGTGACTGTTGagttgggctgatgaggcttcgtgaaacagtgtcccgatgttcagagctcagtaggtgtcGCTCCCGGTTTAAAATGATCAGAAAGTGAGCGCAGTTTCATGATAGCTCCCTCTACAGTCCAGTCAAATTACGGGATGAGCAGGTCAACCTGGTAATTCTGCGTAGTGTCAGTAGTGATGGACTTGTAACACTTCATGAGCCTGTGCCTTCATCTTCGGAGCCCCCAAGATGGCACCatgctctaaaatcttttgaTAAGAGCAAACATTCCCACGAATCCCCGCGTCATTTTGAaacaaacagcgccacctagggccatgaaaatcaggacactgaaTTACGAAGCCAGGCTTGGATGTTTATTAGAGTGGCACTTCTGTTCAGACTTGAACGTGTTATCGATGTAATGTCTCAAAAAACTAAAACTGTGAGTGAAGTTCTGTCTTTGCTATGTTGTCGTCCCTCAGTGAACACATGACTTTCAGCTCCTATTGTGCAGTCGGGAACGGCCTATGCTCAGCAGTGGAAATCACCCATTCATAACAGTGTAAATGGTCTCAAGCAGGTGGGATGGGTCCCAGCTACCAGGGGTGacaggtgggggacaccctggacaggttatGAGCCCATCACAAGGCCCAGACTCTGTCCAAACCTGgattcaaacctgcaacctcCATGCTGCCACCGCTgccatacacacagaatcatgaAGTAGTATACTGTGGAgtattatatattatgtatatcCATATATTATGATCATGGAATGCATTtagaatgtatgtatgtatgagcCCAAGTGAGAAGACTCAGCAGGACAACAAGTACTCTGGAAGTGGCACACGGTTATAGACAGCCAACAGCAGCTTGTTAAAAGGATGCCAGAGCGCAACTGACCAGAGCTTGACCTTTCTGTTTCACAGTGATATTGAGGATCATGGTAGTTAGTGCTTGTGGGACTGCTGCCGCTAATACACTGTTATTGGCAGCAACAAAGACTGCCAGCCCTTCACTGTAGCTCACTGCAAATGTTCTGTGTTTCAGTGCTTCGAACTTCTGTATGTTTGCAAAGAAAATATGACTTTGGTTGCTCCGTGTCTCTCAGGGTGACCAGGACCCCGTCGCCTCTCTCTCTGAGCCCCTCAGCTTCCAGCACTGGAGTGAGTTCAGTGAGTGGAGGCAGTGGAGGAGTCCAGGGTTCATCTGGAAGCGTCGCGATTCCTCAGAGGATCCACCACATGGCAGCCAGTCATGTCAACATCACCAACAACATCCTGCGCAGCTATGACCACTGGGAGACTGCCAACAGGCTCTCCTCCAACTGTCAAGGTGCATTAGTCTGCTGTCAGCCACATCATAAAACATGAAGACTTCATTCGGTCTTCAGCTCTGCCACCATCATCACTATGAAGCAGTGGTGGACTGGTGAGGTTTCTTGAAACAGAGCTCTGTATGTGGCGCTGTTGGCTTTTAAATGATGTGGGGTTTGAATAAATTGGTCCTTAAAATCCCTAAAAAGATTTTagaacacatatatatatagtgggaagagaatgaggaccctgtttcatgaagccccataaCTCATCTCACAGGTTTCACATTAACCGCAGGATGACTGGTGCACATGTCACGTCTCattttcaccattaaaaaaaaaaacataacatgataAATAGtggtgatggtgagatgaagcttcttgaagTACTGAGGCATTTAAAGGAATCggttcgactcatgagtcgactctTCAACAAGGTTCATTTGCGAaccaagtggacattaaatataAGATTCTGCAAGTGTGACCTTTTGTTGCCCAACGCGTTCAGTAGGTTTGCACTCATGTCATCAAAAATATAAGACATAGATGTTTGCGAAGACATGGAtaagatgtacacacacacggcaaaatttaatttcaattatttttattcaaaaatagatattttttcatctgtttttggaGTGAGCCTGCttcttttctttgacagaatttcCCCTGCCATATCTGTCACACATCGTACTTGTTGGCAGAGATAAGATCCAAGTGTTCCCAAACCGGGGGAAACTATCTATACACAGATGCTCACAAAATGTCACAAAACCTCCATAGCGTTTCGTGCTGGAATTGAACTGCTtgatccacttcctgaaccGGTCACGGCCAGTTCCAGGCTCCGACCGTCTTCAGCTACGTTATCACTTACGTTATTGGAGCGTTTCTTGGTGCGTTGTTCATACACTCTCTGCCAAATAATTCGGTACACGCACCAAAGGGtccacacagaaaacacatcacaaataaaTAGTATATGCACATGATACATCAAGTgcatgttacttgtatagtgaCCTCAaagtttaacatgtcggtgcaGTTGAAGCCAACAATGTTTTGGTCAGGCCTGTTTTACCAGGTGGCCCTGAATGCGACAGTGACAGAACCCATGCACAGCCTTCATTCTTCttatccctctctctctgcagacTTCTTCCAGGAGCTGGACTCTGTCATGGAGCCGCTGAGTCAGCAGGGAACCATGACTCAGCTGGTCCGCTACGTGAGACAGGGACTTCACTGGCTGCGATCAGAGGCTCACCTCCACTAGAGAGGACGGATGACTCAGCCGATCCTACGTGGTACACTGAAGATTAGCTAACCGGAGAGTGAACGTGATTCACAGAGGAGCAACTCACTTATACCAGAAGAAAAGTGCGTTTGTGAGGACGCATTGTCACACAAACTCTCTGGCCAGACATGTTgcacttttgttgtgttgtgcgtGAACCTGTACAGCTGATTGTCTATCGGTGTCATCAGACCTGGCGGTTATTAATGCTGTGTGCAATAACTCAAAACTGTCCTTTTTGCTGTTGATTTGTTCTTGTCCAAAGTGAAGGAGCCTGGAGATGATGGGGGTGAAGgtcaccagtgtgagagtgaacGTGTGTGTATGATACTTCGACGTGCCTAAATCAGTCAAACTAGCTTCATAACACGAGTCATATCCAAATGTAGGCTCCAAAAACATAGAGTCATCAGCACTCAGACTTTAGCTCACGGCATCTGAGAGTTGTAATAAACTTCGACTTCCATGTGATGAGAAGTCACACTCTTTCGGAATTTACCAACTGTTTTAAGGAAACTTCCCTCCTATTTAGGCCGCGAGCACCTCCGACTGGCCTCTGGAAAAGAGGGCGCTGTTCTTGTCTTGTTCTAAAAGTCTGCAGTCCTATGTAAGTTTCACCTTGCTCTCCATCCTGATAAATATGGGTCTTGGATATGTCTGTCTGCACCTGGAAAAGTTTTGGTCTTGATCTTTGCCTGTCAAACTCTTGATCTGTTACCAAAGCTGTTGGTCAATCTTGCAGCCTGTCAGTCCTGGTCAACAGTCGGATGTCCTGTCCGACTGCTGCCCAGAGATTCGCACAGTTTATTCCAGAATAAAAGGTACAAGTAGATGTACAGGTGACAAAATAGGGCTTCATGTGCAAGCAGCAGCTAAATttaatgacctttttttttttttttttacaagcagCCGATCGTGTCTGAGGAGAATGAATGTTGAGGGGGAAAACTAAAGTGCCTCTTTGTGTCCTCTGAGAATTTCTCTATTTATTTAAGAATGAATTGTTCTGACTCTTTCATACCATATTGGTATAAATCTGAGattgtttttcataaaatcaAAGTGTTTCCTTAAGCTTTTTACTGGTGTTTATGACAACACAGTTGTTGGCGTAAAGAGAAGACGTGATGTGTCGGGTTTGCATTTGTTACGGTTTTTCGTCTCAATGACTTGCTGATGTTTTTCTGCCTGATGTGACGATTTCATTGCATGCATTAAATGAAAACTTAAGACAATGATGGCGAGTTCTTGTGTTCCATTGAATGTACAACCACAGatgttttgtatttgaaatgacaaaatattttcaaatctctttcacacaaaaatacaaagtCAAGTTTTCGCTCGTCTTAGTTGGGAACTCTGAAGTAGAGCAGTAACTTAGAGTCAAAGTCACCCTGATAAGTGTGGTCACAAATCAATGAGTATCACTTAGCCTCATGAAGAAGTCAGAGCTGAATGTAAAAATGTAGAGCAACAGTGACGACTGTGACTCCACTGTCGACGAGTCATCAAATGGTGGAGGAAAGATCTGGACTGATCGATCATCCCTCCAGAAGTGAATCAATGATTCAGCTCCACATTTGAGGCTGTCCAGTGCCCCGTGACTCTGCGAGTCTTGTGTCGGTTCATGCAAAGCTCCAGCTCACCCTACGCTCACACTGTACCACTGCTCTGACTCGTATGCATAATAACACCAGCAACTGTGACCCAAGTACTTGATCAacatacaaaaacatttatttaccaaACATACAAACCAGACAGTGCAAAAATCTCAGTTCATGAATAAATTAGTAATAATATCCAGGGACAACTGCATATTTCAAGAGGTATGAGCATGTTCTCAGGTCATCACTCAAATCTTTGGTCCGATTCCATGGAGAAAGAAGGGATATATTCCCCATTAAACAGCCCATCCAGGCTGAAGCATTGTGGACAGTAGAGAACATCCCATCAGCCTCCTACTGTATGAACGATCATGGGAAGCTTCCTTCCCTAGCAGCATCGTCGAACACCCGACCCTTGGATCACTCGTGATCATTTTGGGTTTTGCCTCTCTGCCGTGAGACGGAGGAGCTGCAGCATCATTCTCTTCTGCAAGCTCACTGTCTGCAAAGAACCACACGTGAAGACGACGTATCAATGGTGCATCATTTCAGGAGGGCTTATATTATAAGCAAACCTACTGGGAATAGAGAGGTCATCTTCAGCAGAACACCATGCAAAGAGTCTTCATAGATGTTCCTGTCTTCTCCAGGGTCGTCGGCCAACATGTACAACTCTCCAGCGTGGACATCAGTCAAATTCACCTGAAGACAGCATCTGGTTTCAGCAGCAGTTCCCCCCCCGGACAGCCAACAACACCACAAGCTCTCACCTGAAATGTTTGGGGATCAAAGCCCAGCCATAAGGTGTACCTGTAGTCCCAGGAGCGGAGGGAGTAGCCCATGATGCGGATGTCTTTGAGGTCGGGAAGGTCAGAGTTCATCTACCCATGTTTGACGTGAAACGGGGGATGGGAGAAGACTTTACTGAGTTGTTCTGGCAAGTGCAGGCGCCCGAGTCTCCCTCTCCAGGCCCAACAATGAATGGGCTTGTTTCCGTTCCAACAAGCCCAACCTCTTCACCTCATCTCTGAAGCAGGGTGTGGGAAGAAAACTAGGACTGACACTCATCTTTGGTCACAACCCAAAGTACATAACCATGGTGAGTGGAGATACCAACGATGAACGATCATGAGCAGGACTTTTCCAGAGGTTGGGATCTCAGAACTTCACCACATTGCAAACATTGCAACACGTGAACTAAACACAAATCTGCTTCAGCACCTTTAGAGGAAGCTTCAGATGAGCAAGCTGGATAATTCATGGTGCCATTTCAAGTTGAAATGGTCAAGTCATGTATTTGTCCACCAATGCACCTCGTGCCTTCAGGTTTGGCCTGATATTGGCCTGTACGGATTGTCTCTGCAATCGCTTGCCTTGGATCATATGTCGCTCTTGGCTGTTGTAAATCCACAATGTAAACTGCGTCACTAAAGGGAGAAGCATCAATATAGAGTAACTGTTCTGTAATACAGGTAAAAAGTCAACTTTTGAGGGGCTTTTGATGACAACTTCAGCAACAGTACAACAATCCTGCTTCCATCCCAGTGGATTGTGTGACACCGTCACAGAAAACCATCACATCTCTATGACATGGAACATTGGTGGGAACAGGCCACGATGCTGTGACGGTTCCAGTCATTTCAAAACAGCCTCCCGCCCTACCTGTGGAGTGTCAGCCGGCCGAGGGTACTGGCTGAAGGAGATGGCCTCTTCATTTTCTCCACGCTCTTTGTGCCGGAACACATGAGCACGACTTTCACCTTCGGTGCACAGCTCCACCTGATCGCAGCCGACACAGGAAGGATGGCGTTAATACAGGTGATTCACATTTGTCGGCAGTAGAACTTCACTTCTTTTCCCAGAGTGTTTCTGACTAAACCGCAAGAGTGTTGTTTGAACTTGTCGTCACTCGAACCTGAGAGCGACTTAGCTTTGATTCACGGAGGCAAAGTATAAATGAACCTGGAAAGACACCGCTGGACAGGCCTGGGGACATCCAAGCCCTGCCAGGTGTGCAACAGTTGGGAAAACGTCCACCAGCTCCACCATGTTCCGGACCACTGGATTAGCTGGAAGAATGCAAGGAAAACATATCTTATCACGTGAATATTTTGTAAACCTCGCCCTCAAGTGTGATGAGCAACTCACCCTGGACGTAACGTCTGGATTGACTGAAGACATCAACAAAGCGAAAGGTGGGACCTCCAAATCCTCCATCGCTCCGTGGTGCAGTGACACCAGGAACATAGAAGATGAGGGGCACTCGTGTGGACACATCGAAATTAGAGTACTTAGCCCACTCTCCGTGTTCCCCCAGAGACCAACCTGCCAAGACAGGGAGGGAAGAAATGCAGTGAAAAGATCCACACTCCCACCAGACGTAACAGAGGcttcagtggagtttgtcttcAAAGAAGATCAAAGGATCCAATCATAGGACCGAACCAACCAATTGCACGCACCACTGTTTTGCCTTAGTTTAGTTTCCATGGCGTTTATTTAGTCATTTTACTGAACATTTTTAACCGATGAGTCAGTTTTGCAGGTTGTTTTCCTTTCTAAGGACATTTCAGTCGTTAGAATTGTCTATTGTTCTGGCACCTGGAGTGGCCAGTTTTGTCTCTGGTGCAATACATTTGTTGCAAAATATAGCAACACATTTGAGCACAACTCTTAAATCGTTTACGAAAACACATTAGGACACTGTTAGAAGCAAACTAAGGAGACGAGCCTGCCAGTCACAGTCGCCGCATATTTCACGCAACAacattgccatctagtggtacTTCTCAAAATGCCGACTGCACTTCCACAGAAGAAGCGTCTCAGCAGCTCCCAAAATCCCAGTctctgaatttaaatgataCAAGTCAGTGGACTTAAAACGCATCCCAATCCAAGTCACCAAAACTTATCAATGTGTGTCGATAAATTCAAGTGAGGTTGTCTTGCAAAACAGCAGCCAACCTGCTGTGAACCATCATCTCAGAAAATGTGACACAGGAGCATGAATAATACTCACCATGGTCTGATGTGAACACAACTAGAGTGCTCTCTGTAAGGCTTAAATCATCCAGTGCGCTGAGCAGTCGACCCACCTGGGCATCCATGTAGGAGACAGCAGCAAAGTAGTGCTGACGGATGCGCAGCTGGAACACAGACAAGGTCAGTATTATTTTATTGGTCAGTATTGGCAGGGTGAACAAGTGCGATGGTTATACTTGAAAGTCTTTGGGAATTGGTCCATATGGGAAACTGATGTTGAGTTTTTGGACATCATCCCTTTTTCTGACATCTGTCCATGGG includes these proteins:
- the ids gene encoding iduronate 2-sulfatase isoform X2 — its product is MLTSRRPDTTRLYDFKSYWRIHSGNYTTLPQYFKSRGYITMSVGKVFHPGIASNHTDDYPLSWSIPAYHPASFRFEKEKMCKGPDGQLHANLLCAVNVAEQPGGTLPDMESADEAVRLLKKQAKSSQPFFLAVGFHKPHIPFRIPEEYLRLYPIEKMTLPVDHDVPGRLPPVAYNPWTDVRKRDDVQKLNISFPYGPIPKDFQLRIRQHYFAAVSYMDAQVGRLLSALDDLSLTESTLVVFTSDHGWSLGEHGEWAKYSNFDVSTRVPLIFYVPGVTAPRSDGGFGGPTFRFVDVFSQSRRYVQANPVVRNMVELVDVFPTVAHLAGLGCPQACPAVSFQVELCTEGESRAHVFRHKERGENEEAISFSQYPRPADTPQMNSDLPDLKDIRIMGYSLRSWDYRYTLWLGFDPQTFQVNLTDVHAGELYMLADDPGEDRNIYEDSLHGVLLKMTSLFPTVSLQKRMMLQLLRLTAERQNPK
- the ids gene encoding iduronate 2-sulfatase isoform X1, with the protein product MKACLDPQCLLLTLACYALAAEANKAKRNVLFIMADDLRPSLGCYGDTIVKSPNIDQLASKSKVFLNAYAQQAVCAPSRTSMLTSRRPDTTRLYDFKSYWRIHSGNYTTLPQYFKSRGYITMSVGKVFHPGIASNHTDDYPLSWSIPAYHPASFRFEKEKMCKGPDGQLHANLLCAVNVAEQPGGTLPDMESADEAVRLLKKQAKSSQPFFLAVGFHKPHIPFRIPEEYLRLYPIEKMTLPVDHDVPGRLPPVAYNPWTDVRKRDDVQKLNISFPYGPIPKDFQLRIRQHYFAAVSYMDAQVGRLLSALDDLSLTESTLVVFTSDHGWSLGEHGEWAKYSNFDVSTRVPLIFYVPGVTAPRSDGGFGGPTFRFVDVFSQSRRYVQANPVVRNMVELVDVFPTVAHLAGLGCPQACPAVSFQVELCTEGESRAHVFRHKERGENEEAISFSQYPRPADTPQMNSDLPDLKDIRIMGYSLRSWDYRYTLWLGFDPQTFQVNLTDVHAGELYMLADDPGEDRNIYEDSLHGVLLKMTSLFPTVSLQKRMMLQLLRLTAERQNPK